The following are encoded in a window of Carya illinoinensis cultivar Pawnee chromosome 15, C.illinoinensisPawnee_v1, whole genome shotgun sequence genomic DNA:
- the LOC122297281 gene encoding disease resistance protein Roq1-like — protein sequence MVGILGAPGIGKTTLAKAIYNSIAFKFDASCFLGNISDTSSQAYGLVQLQETLLSKILGDCRSLKVDNISTGINMIKHRLRSTKVLLILDDVDHLTQLETLARGHDWFAKGSRIIITTRDERLLTTHGVDSTYKMTGMTRDDAFKLFCIHAFKREKPVEGYGNFVEQILNYAGSLPLVLTVLGSDLYGRTKKEWESALNQYREILHQDIQEILQTSYERLSGNEKNIFLDIACFFIGDMFDDVVEMLDSFGFYPNVWIPRLMEKCLISKFNKRLQMHDLLRDMGREVVR from the coding sequence ATGGTAGGGATCTTAGGAGCTCCTGGTATTGGTAAGACAACTCTAGCCAAAGCAATTTATAACTCGATTGCTTTTAAATTTGACGCTAGTTGTTTTCTTGGAAATATTAGTGACACTTCAAGTCAAGCATATGGTTTGGTCCAACTGCAAGAGACCCTTCTCTCTAAGATCTTGGGAGACTGTAGAAGTTTAAAGGTTGACAATATTTCTACAGGAATCAATATGATAAAGCATAGGCTTCGTTCTACAAAAGTTCTTCTTATTCTTGATGATGTTGACCATTTGACCCAATTAGAAACATTAGCCAGAGGTCACGATTGGTTTGCTAAAGGAAGTAGAATCATCATCACAACAAGAGATGAGCGCTTGCTGACTACTCATGGAGTTGATTCAACATACAAGATGACGGGAATGACTCGAGATGATGCTTTTAAACTATTTTGCATTCATGCTTTCAAAAGAGAGAAACCAGTTGAAGGTTATGGAAATTTTGTAGAACAAATCTTAAATTATGCTGGGAGCCTTCCACTAGTTTTAACGGTGCTTGGTTCAGATTTATATGGTAGAACTAAAAAAGAGTGGGAAAGTGCATTGAATCAGTACAGGGAAATCCTTCACCAGGATATTCAAGAAATACTTCAAACAAGTTATGAGAGATTAAGTGGTaatgaaaagaatatttttcttgatattgcatgttttTTCATTGGAGACATGTTTGATGATGTCGTTGAGATGCTTGATAGTTTTGGTTTTTACCCGAACGTTTGGATCCCAAGACTTATGGAGAAGTGTCTTATTTCCAAGTTCAACAAAAGATTGCAAATGCATGACTTGTTACGAGATATGGGTAGAGAAGTTGTTCGATGA
- the LOC122295873 gene encoding uncharacterized protein LOC122295873 codes for METVHNGQSSPYIVSTRENEASSTESFPMPPPTNLAISLLQDSSSLRFPSLYQLDLANSGLTKSNFFGPFHCFPNVEHLDLSHSDIVSIPASIESTFVRLRNLILNDCKKLQEIIEFPTNLQVVDARGCRSLKSLPKISKVFPFPRLYSIDLSRCYKVNMRNYMPNPSWNRANMIFPGNKIPKWFSYREESTTSKSRSCELVIEGPSLCYDDIIGIAFCAVIKTFRNALIWAEMPIEEVVTQEVHLGKMGSDHVCLWYSPTYLKRQLAAVAYHWRIIFKSAPNSVNFKRCGVRLLSKSYERYVKDRGGVPHHANVGFHLDAPSKDFQNLANPMDGSRLSQRRLVDRLRL; via the exons ATGGAGACCGTACATAATGGACAATCCTCTCCATATATAGTGTCTACGAGGGAAAATGAAGCTTCGAGTACAGAATCATTCCCAATGCCACCTCCAACAAATTTAGCCATTTCTCTTCTTCAAGATTCTTCCTCATTAAGGTTTCCGTCGTTGTATCAATTGGATCTTGCAAACTCTGGCCTAACAAAATCGAATTTCTTTGGGCCATTTCATTGCTTTCCAAATGTGGAACATTTAGATCTATCACACAGTGATATCGTAAGCATTCCTGCAAGTATCGAAAGTACATTTGTTAGATTGAGGAATCTTATATTGAATGATTGCAAGAAACTTCAAGAAATTATAGAGTTTCCAACGAATCTACAAGTGGTAGATGCTAGGGGATGCAGATCACTGAAAAGTTTaccaaaaatatcaaaagtaTTTCCTTTCCCACGGCTATATTCGATTGACTTATCCAGATGCTATAAAGTAAATATGAGGAATTATATGCCAAACCCTTCATGGAATCGA GCTAACATGATATTTCCGGGAAATAAGATTCCAAAGTGGTTCAGTTATCGCGAGGAGAGTACTACTTCAAAAAGTCGTTCCTGTGAGTTAGTTATTGAAGGGCCCTCTCTATGTTATGATGACATCATAGGAATTGCTTTTTGTGCTGTTATTAAAACCTTTAGAAATGCTCTAATATGGGCTGAGATGCCTATAGAAGAAGTTGTTACTCAAGAAGTACATCTTGGTAAAATGGGTTCAGATCATGTATGCTTGTGGTACTCCCCCACATATCTTAAGCGACAATTGGCTGCAGTGGCCTACCATTGGAGGATTATATTTAAAAGTGCTCCAAATTCAGTGAACTTCAAACGTTGCGGAGTTCGTCTGTTAAGCAAAAGCTATGAACGGTACGTGAAAGATCGTGGAGGTGTGCCCCATCATGCAAATGTTGGTTTCCATTTGGATGCACCCAGtaaagattttcaaaatttagcAAATCCGATGGATGGAAGTCGACTTTCGCAGAGGCGTCTTGTTGATCGATTACGCTTATGA
- the LOC122295893 gene encoding disease resistance protein Roq1-like isoform X1: MKLQLWKAALQEVANLSGYHLRNGNEYSIFIEGIVQGVSRMANDHLYLYVAKHPVGLKHRVEDVNLHLISIGTNDVRMVGILGRGGVGKTTLAKAIYNSVAFQFEASCFLENIGQTNQEYGLVQLQETLLSKIFENGRSLKVDNIDMGINMIRRRLHSKRVLLILDDVYRLTQLEGLAGHYDWFGEGSRIIITTRDSHMLERHGVYSIYEMMELNHDEAFQLFCWHAFKREKPADGYREFVEEMIKLNAGNPLLLTVVGSHLYGRSESEWQQALIQNKNNLPCNIYSQLKIVYDRLSENEKNIFLDIACFFRGDVFDDVIKILDSFGFSPKSWIPRLIEKCLIYKLDERLQMHDLLCDMGKEIVRQESPQNPRARSRLYFHEDVREVFETDTGTDRVEAILVDFPKGSDIIRLSPKAIKKITRLRFFRCRNAHFLA; encoded by the exons ATGAAGTTGCAGCTGTGGAAGGCAGCCCTACAAGAAGTTGCCAATTTGTCCGGGTACCATCTCAGAAATGG GAATGAATATTCTATATTCATTGAAGGAATCGTTCAAGGCGTCTCAAGAATGGCAAATgatcatttatatttatatgttgcCAAGCATCCCGTTGGACTAAAACATCGTGTAGAAGATGTCAATTTGCATTTAATTAGTATTGGGACAAACGATGTACGAATGGTAGGGATCTTAGGGAGGGGCGGAGTTGGTAAGACAACTCTAGCCAAAGCAATTTATAACTCGGTTGCTTTTCAATTTGAAGCTAGTtgttttcttgaaaatattGGTCAAACTAATCAAGAGTATGGTTTGGTTCAACTGCAAGAGACCCTTCTCTCTAAGATCTTCGAAAATGGTAGGAGTTTGAAGGTTGACAATATTGATATGGGAATCAATATGATAAGGCGCAGGCTTCATTCTAAAAGAGTTCTTTTAATTCTTGATGATGTTTACCGTTTGACCCAATTAGAAGGGTTGGCTGGACATTATGATTGgtttggtgaaggaagtagaaTCATCATCACAACAAGAGATTCACACATGTTAGAGAGGCATGGAGTTTATTCAATATACGAGATGATGGAACTTAATCACGACGAAgcttttcaattattttgttgGCATGCTTTCAAAAGAGAGAAACCAGCTGACGGTTATAGAGAATTTGTAGAAGAAATGATCAAGTTAAATGCGGGCAATCCACTACTTTTAACGGTAGTTGGTTCGCATTTATATGGTAGAAGTGAAAGTGAGTGGCAACAAGCATTGATTCAAAACAAGAACAACCTTCCCTGTAATATTTATAGCCAACTTAAAATAGTTTATGATAGATtaagtgaaaatgaaaagaatatttttcttgaCATAGCATGTTTTTTCAGGGGAGATGTGTTTGATGATGTCATTAAGATACTAGATAGCTTTGGTTTTTCCCCAAAATCTTGGATCCCAAGACTTATAGAGAAATGCCTTATTTACAAGCTCGACGAAAGATTGCAAATGCATGATCTTTTATGTGATATGGGTAAAGAAATTGTTCGACAAGAATCACCCCAAAATCCAAGAGCACGCAGCAGATTATACTTTCATGAAGACGTTCGAGAAGTATTCGAGACAGATACG GGAACAGATAGAGTTGAAGCAATCTTGGTAGATTTTCCTAAAGGCAGTGACATCATCCGCCTGAGTCCCAAggccataaaaaaaattacaagactCAGATTCTTTAGATGCCGCAATGCACATTTTTTGGCCTAA
- the LOC122295893 gene encoding disease resistance protein RPP2B-like isoform X3 has translation MKLQLWKAALQEVANLSGYHLRNGGDVFDDVIKILDSFGFSPKSWIPRLIEKCLIYKLDERLQMHDLLCDMGKEIVRQESPQNPRARSRLYFHEDVREVFETDTGTDRVEAILVDFPKGSDIIRLSPKAIKKITRLRFFRCRNAHFLA, from the exons ATGAAGTTGCAGCTGTGGAAGGCAGCCCTACAAGAAGTTGCCAATTTGTCCGGGTACCATCTCAGAAATGG GGGAGATGTGTTTGATGATGTCATTAAGATACTAGATAGCTTTGGTTTTTCCCCAAAATCTTGGATCCCAAGACTTATAGAGAAATGCCTTATTTACAAGCTCGACGAAAGATTGCAAATGCATGATCTTTTATGTGATATGGGTAAAGAAATTGTTCGACAAGAATCACCCCAAAATCCAAGAGCACGCAGCAGATTATACTTTCATGAAGACGTTCGAGAAGTATTCGAGACAGATACG GGAACAGATAGAGTTGAAGCAATCTTGGTAGATTTTCCTAAAGGCAGTGACATCATCCGCCTGAGTCCCAAggccataaaaaaaattacaagactCAGATTCTTTAGATGCCGCAATGCACATTTTTTGGCCTAA
- the LOC122295893 gene encoding disease resistance protein Roq1-like isoform X2 has product MKLQLWKAALQEVANLSGYHLRNGNEYSIFIEGIVQGVSRMANDHLYLYVAKHPVGLKHRVEDVNLHLISIGTNDVRMVGILGRGGVGKTTLAKAIYNSVAFQFEASCFLENIGQTNQEYGLVQLQETLLSKIFENGRSLKVDNIDMGINMIRRRLHSKRVLLILDDVYRLTQLEGLAGHYDWFGEGSRIIITTRDSHMLERHGVYSIYEMMELNHDEAFQLFCWHAFKREKPADGYREFVEEMIKLNAGNPLLLTVVGSHLYGRSESEWQQALIQNKNNLPWEMCLMMSLRY; this is encoded by the exons ATGAAGTTGCAGCTGTGGAAGGCAGCCCTACAAGAAGTTGCCAATTTGTCCGGGTACCATCTCAGAAATGG GAATGAATATTCTATATTCATTGAAGGAATCGTTCAAGGCGTCTCAAGAATGGCAAATgatcatttatatttatatgttgcCAAGCATCCCGTTGGACTAAAACATCGTGTAGAAGATGTCAATTTGCATTTAATTAGTATTGGGACAAACGATGTACGAATGGTAGGGATCTTAGGGAGGGGCGGAGTTGGTAAGACAACTCTAGCCAAAGCAATTTATAACTCGGTTGCTTTTCAATTTGAAGCTAGTtgttttcttgaaaatattGGTCAAACTAATCAAGAGTATGGTTTGGTTCAACTGCAAGAGACCCTTCTCTCTAAGATCTTCGAAAATGGTAGGAGTTTGAAGGTTGACAATATTGATATGGGAATCAATATGATAAGGCGCAGGCTTCATTCTAAAAGAGTTCTTTTAATTCTTGATGATGTTTACCGTTTGACCCAATTAGAAGGGTTGGCTGGACATTATGATTGgtttggtgaaggaagtagaaTCATCATCACAACAAGAGATTCACACATGTTAGAGAGGCATGGAGTTTATTCAATATACGAGATGATGGAACTTAATCACGACGAAgcttttcaattattttgttgGCATGCTTTCAAAAGAGAGAAACCAGCTGACGGTTATAGAGAATTTGTAGAAGAAATGATCAAGTTAAATGCGGGCAATCCACTACTTTTAACGGTAGTTGGTTCGCATTTATATGGTAGAAGTGAAAGTGAGTGGCAACAAGCATTGATTCAAAACAAGAACAACCTTCCCT GGGAGATGTGTTTGATGATGTCATTAAGATACTAG